In Amaranthus tricolor cultivar Red isolate AtriRed21 chromosome 5, ASM2621246v1, whole genome shotgun sequence, a genomic segment contains:
- the LOC130813453 gene encoding LOW QUALITY PROTEIN: villin-1-like (The sequence of the model RefSeq protein was modified relative to this genomic sequence to represent the inferred CDS: inserted 5 bases in 3 codons; substituted 2 bases at 2 genomic stop codons), with protein MSLSAQGLDAAFFGAGKKVYPFLFLEIWCVENLGLVVVPKSLHGKFYSGSAYLILNTILLTDGMLEHDVHHWLGNDANETDSRMVSDKALELDVALGSCTVQYKELQGHESERFLSYFRPCFIPCEGVYTAGPERSNRGTYHISLLACKGDHVVSVKESTSIVISHFECSKWDHNRAMSVYTLRINLQAKLCETLTXILSKEMLSRAKCYMLDCDAQVYVXSITERXTSIAATEDFLRSQGRSTKSLVTVLAEGSETPEFRSYFVDWSQTENSKLYEEGKEKVAAIFKQQGCDAKELPEEYCQPLTNCTGKLEAWLVKGDQLSIVSCDEDIKLFSWDCYILKYTYSRSQRDESILYAWLGSEFSLYSGSLGNDSVSVRVRVVDSSIISVFIVDSSIISLFTAAAALNLGLTVDSNLYIYLCHKAQIFEDKEPVQFFWITQRLINLKGGTSMRYRTSMVDEGFADSXYDANSTAFFRVQGSSPENMQAIQVDMVAGSLNSSYCFILQNKSAVFSWVGNLTSRRDHDFLDWMLGLLNPDWQPKSLREGGEPAECWMLLGGKAEYPXKKETKKQKAFIYDFKRTVILLVEISGAVTRTIRSSYLKPFSSNNSKSFLQLHHLPLTYLKPKHGRRIKTVIAPNQPVTMGQLLQLFKQLYSNQPPTETVTNTHTLSISEKLTNQNYTKWSRLMHLAISERDRLNHIIDDPPSTNDPVYSQWIKRDSIVISWILENIDSDLVNQYLDFPTAKALWQGIETLYSSGRDGLQIFDLTVKANKIQQGTDTIETYYSSFSWYGRKSKEDNQTK; from the exons TTTTCTAGAAATATGGTGTGTTGAGAATCTTGGTTTGGTTGTTGTCCCAAAGTCTTTGCATGGGAAGTTTTACTCAGGGAGTgcatatttgattttaaat ACAATATTGTTGACGGATGGGATGCTTGAACATGATGTACATCATTGGCTTGGAAACGATGCAAATGAG ACAGATTCACGAATGGTTTCCGATAAAGCTCTTGAATTAGATGTGGCCTTAGGATCTTGCACTGTGCAATACAAGGAGCTACAAGGTCATGAGTCGGAAAggtttttatcatattttagACCTTGTTTTATTCCATGTGAAGGAGTATACACGGCAGGACCAGAGAGGTCGAATAGAGGCACATACCATATTAGTTTGTTGGCATGTAAAGGTGATCATGTGGTTTCGGTTAAAGAG AGCACAAGTATTGTAATATCTCACTTTGAATGTTCGAAATGGGATCATAATC GTGCCATGTCTGTCTACACATTAAG GATAAATCTCCAGGCTAAACTTTGCGAGACTTTGA GTATACTTAGTAAGGAAATGCTATCTAGAGCAAAATGCTACATGTTGGATTGTGATGCACAGGTATACGT CTCTATCACAGAACGTTAAACATCGATAGCTGCAACAGAA GATTTCCTCAGATCCCAAGGCAGATCAACAAAGAGCCTTGTAACTGTCCTGGCAGAAGGCTCGGAAACTCCTGAATTTAGATCTTACTTTGTTGATTGGTCTCAAACAGAAAACTCAAAATTGTATGAAGAAGGCAAAGAGAAAGTAGCTG CAATATTCAAGCAACAAGGTTGTGATGCAAAGGAACTTCCAGAAGAATACTGCCAACCATTGACAAATTGCACAGGAAAGCTTGAA GCTTGGTTGGTAAAAGGTGATCAGTTATCTATTGTGTCATGTGATGAAGATATAAAGCTTTTCAGTTGGGATTGTTATATTTTGAAGTATACATATTCACGTAGTCAAAGGGATGAAAGCATATTGTACGCTTGGCTCGGAAGTGAATTTAGCTTATATAGCGGGTCTTTGGGAAATGACTCAG TTTCTGTGAGAGTCAGAGTTGTTGATTCTTCCATTATTAGTGTATTTATTGTTGATTCATCCATTATCAGt TTGTTTACTGCTGCTGCTGCTTTAAACTTAGGTCTCACAGTTGACTCTAATCTTTATATTTACCTTTGTCATAAA GCGCAAATATTTGAGGACAAGGAGCCAGTTCAGTTTTTCTGGATTACCCAGAGATTAATAAACTTAAAG GGAGGTACATCCATGAGGTACAGAACTTCAATGGTTGATGAAGGCTTTGCAGACTC GTATGATGCCAACAGTACAGCGTTTTTTCGTGTTCAGGGATCAAGTCCAGAGAATATGCAAGCCATTCAAGTTGACATG GTTGCAGGTTCTTTGAATTCTTCGTATTGTTTTATATTACAGAATAAATCAGCTGTGTTTTCTTGGGTTGGAAATCTAACTTCAAGAAGAGATCACGACTTTCTTGACTGGATGTTGGGATTGCTTAAT CCTGATTGGCAACCTAAATCCTTGAGAGAAGGTGGTGAACCTGCAGAATGCTGGATGCTTCTTGGTGGAAAAGCAGAATATCCTTGAAAAAAGGAAACTAAAAAGCAAAAAGCATTTATTT ATGATTTCAAG AGGACAGTTATTTTATTAGTGGAGATTAGTGGAGCAGTTACTAGGACAATTAGGAGCAGTTACCTGAAacctttt agcagcaACAATTCTAAATCGTTTTTGCAGCTTCATCATTTACCATTAACATACCTAAAACCCAAACATGGCAGACGAATCAAGACTGTCATAGCACCAAATCAACCGGTCACAATGGGGCAATTGTTGCAACTGTTCAAACAGTTATACTCCAATCAACCGCCCACTGAAACCGTGACCAACACCCATACCCTCTCCATCTCAGAGAAattaacaaatcaaaattacacaaaatggtccAGGTTGATGCACTTAGCCATTAGTGAACGAGATCGTCTCAATCACATCATAGACGATCCGCCTTCCACAAATGACCCAGTGTACAGCCAATGGATCAAACGTGACTCGATTGTTATCTCATGGATCTTAGAGAATATAGATTCTGACTTAGTGAATCAATATCTTGATTTCCCAACAGCCAAAGCTTTGTGGCAAGGGATTGAAACTCTCTACAGTAGTGGGAGAGATGGCCTGCAAATTTTCGATTTAACAGTTAAGGCAAATAAAATCCAGCAAGGAACAGACACAATCGAGACATATTACAGCAGCTTCTCATGGTATGGAAGGAAATCGAAGGAAGACAACCAAACCAAATGA